A stretch of bacterium DNA encodes these proteins:
- a CDS encoding DUF4286 family protein produces the protein MPPEADAATGLFVVFSRCNDARRIPDWNRWMVETHVPAMAETPGVRAGSHWALSVQPTPGMPSVGFSHVTLYELDAADLRATASSLEERERALRGSGGFDPNHCVIETDLFETHGRWNAKPLPSSELTGHIFATVGCNDPDVEDEWDRWNDDEHMPDMLASDAFTGVSRWRRVDQGGRRARWLTLYDVGPIGVEAAVERSAAVMPGIVAAGRKHPAHVGALTVTLVRADT, from the coding sequence ATGCCGCCCGAAGCCGACGCCGCGACCGGCCTCTTCGTCGTGTTCAGCCGATGCAACGACGCCCGGCGGATCCCGGATTGGAACCGTTGGATGGTGGAGACCCACGTCCCCGCGATGGCGGAGACCCCGGGCGTTCGCGCCGGATCCCACTGGGCGCTCAGCGTCCAGCCCACGCCCGGCATGCCGTCGGTCGGGTTCTCGCACGTCACGCTCTACGAGCTCGACGCCGCCGACCTCCGCGCGACGGCTTCGTCGCTCGAAGAGCGAGAACGCGCGCTCCGGGGAAGCGGCGGCTTCGATCCGAACCACTGCGTGATCGAGACCGATCTCTTCGAGACCCATGGACGCTGGAACGCGAAGCCCCTGCCCTCGTCCGAACTCACGGGACACATCTTCGCGACCGTCGGATGCAACGATCCGGACGTCGAAGACGAGTGGGATCGCTGGAACGACGACGAGCACATGCCGGACATGCTCGCGTCCGACGCGTTCACCGGCGTGTCCCGGTGGCGTCGGGTCGATCAGGGCGGACGACGCGCGAGGTGGCTGACGCTCTACGACGTCGGGCCGATCGGGGTCGAGGCCGCGGTCGAACGATCCGCCGCCGTCATGCCCGGGATCGTCGCGGCCGGTCGCAAGCATCCGGCGCACGTGGGCGCTCTGACCGTCACGCTCGTCCGCGCGGACACCTGA
- a CDS encoding helix-turn-helix domain-containing protein, translated as MAAARRKTRGSGSRPRDPAKARRRRERAAVFGANLRRLREKMEISQEALGAEASVHRTHVSLIERGQVDPTLMTAVDLANALGVSLADLVEGIE; from the coding sequence ATGGCGGCAGCGCGGCGGAAGACTCGAGGAAGCGGATCTCGGCCGCGGGATCCGGCCAAGGCAAGGCGTCGCCGCGAGCGCGCCGCCGTCTTCGGGGCGAACCTCCGACGTCTCCGCGAGAAGATGGAGATCAGCCAGGAGGCGCTCGGAGCCGAAGCCTCGGTTCACCGCACTCACGTCTCGCTGATCGAGCGTGGTCAGGTCGACCCGACGCTCATGACGGCCGTCGATCTCGCGAACGCCCTGGGCGTCTCCCTAGCCGACCTCGTCGAAGGGATCGAATAG
- a CDS encoding Zn-dependent alcohol dehydrogenase — MKAAVMRANNAPLEIEELNIDDPGPGEVLVKTVASGICHSDLHVIEGGLPLPPPCVLGHEPAGIVEKVGPGVTSVAEGDHVIACLSRYCGTCQFCTGGRPYLCTAGFTGRPGGNLTPALTDKDGNPVMQFTSLSSFAEKMLTTDMSVVKIRDDMPLDRACLIGCGVTTGVGAALHTVDIRAGDTVVVIGCGGVGLSAIQGARITGAGRIIAVDAQPWKFDLARDCGATDCVDASDGKALEAVMDLTGGGADYVFECIGLVPTIEQAVQMTTRGGTTVLVGVLPVGQTVQISASDLTLQEKKITGSMMGSNRFQFDMPRYVDFYLDGRLRIDEMISSRIPLEEVNEAFDAMRKGEAARQVIMFD; from the coding sequence ATGAAGGCCGCCGTGATGCGCGCGAACAACGCCCCCCTCGAGATCGAGGAGCTCAACATCGACGATCCCGGTCCCGGCGAAGTCCTCGTCAAGACCGTCGCGAGTGGCATCTGCCACAGCGATCTCCACGTGATCGAAGGCGGTCTTCCGCTGCCGCCCCCGTGCGTGCTCGGCCACGAGCCCGCCGGCATCGTCGAGAAGGTCGGCCCGGGCGTGACGAGCGTCGCCGAAGGCGATCACGTGATCGCCTGCCTCTCGCGCTACTGCGGAACCTGCCAGTTCTGCACGGGCGGCCGTCCCTATCTCTGTACGGCCGGCTTCACCGGTCGTCCGGGCGGCAACCTGACCCCGGCGCTGACCGACAAGGACGGCAACCCGGTCATGCAGTTCACGAGCCTTTCTTCGTTCGCGGAGAAGATGCTCACGACCGACATGAGCGTGGTGAAGATCCGCGACGACATGCCCCTCGACCGCGCGTGCCTGATCGGCTGCGGCGTGACGACGGGCGTCGGCGCGGCGCTGCACACGGTCGACATCCGCGCGGGCGACACCGTCGTCGTGATCGGCTGCGGCGGCGTCGGCCTCTCCGCGATCCAGGGCGCGCGCATCACGGGCGCCGGCAGGATCATCGCGGTCGACGCTCAGCCCTGGAAGTTCGACCTCGCCCGCGACTGCGGCGCGACCGACTGCGTCGATGCATCCGACGGGAAGGCGCTCGAGGCCGTGATGGACCTGACCGGCGGCGGTGCGGACTACGTCTTCGAGTGCATCGGCCTCGTGCCGACGATCGAGCAGGCGGTCCAGATGACGACCCGCGGCGGCACGACCGTGCTGGTCGGCGTACTCCCGGTCGGTCAGACCGTCCAGATCTCGGCCTCGGACCTCACGCTCCAGGAGAAGAAGATCACCGGCTCGATGATGGGCTCGAACCGCTTCCAGTTCGACATGCCGCGCTACGTCGATTTCTACCTGGACGGCCGTCTCCGCATCGACGAGATGATCTCCTCGCGCATCCCGCTCGAAGAGGTCAACGAAGCGTTCGACGCGATGCGCAAGGGCGAAGCGGCGCGCCAGGTGATCATGTTCGACTGA
- a CDS encoding porin family protein: MVRDNGWERVFFFLDGVRQSAARPSRAAALVVLFCVCAAGPAAAQDADAAEGAAATADAAVEEISVILERLRREGAAAEEATQEATPQTAPSAEEAPPEDAAATDPTLEEAIDRAEASAERAEEAARVAREKAFEVKEALRVHRERFSRAGFYAGASGIYAVESFDAPSFTVDDSRGVAAFAGYRFHPHVGVEARGEILQGFDATAKDAATTFQEASLDGFLVTVGPKVYALTGAFQPYAGLGLGAIRAEVEGTLADGSEVSDRTTEAVVRPSIGLDFYLSENFVVNLDAAYVAPGGDLDGLDFGLFSAGFAIRF; encoded by the coding sequence ATGGTGCGGGACAACGGTTGGGAGCGAGTCTTCTTCTTCCTGGATGGCGTTCGGCAGTCGGCCGCGCGCCCCTCGCGCGCGGCGGCGCTCGTCGTCCTCTTCTGCGTCTGCGCGGCCGGACCCGCGGCGGCACAGGATGCGGACGCGGCCGAGGGCGCGGCGGCGACGGCGGACGCGGCGGTCGAAGAGATCTCGGTGATTCTCGAACGACTTCGTCGGGAAGGCGCCGCCGCGGAGGAGGCAACCCAGGAGGCGACCCCGCAGACGGCGCCTAGCGCCGAAGAAGCTCCGCCGGAAGATGCTGCGGCCACGGACCCGACGCTCGAGGAGGCAATCGACCGCGCCGAAGCGTCCGCCGAGCGCGCGGAAGAGGCTGCCCGGGTTGCGCGGGAGAAGGCCTTCGAGGTCAAGGAAGCGCTCCGTGTCCACCGCGAGCGATTCTCACGTGCGGGCTTCTACGCGGGCGCGTCCGGGATCTACGCCGTCGAGAGCTTCGATGCCCCGAGCTTCACGGTCGACGACAGCCGCGGCGTGGCCGCCTTCGCCGGCTACCGCTTCCACCCACACGTGGGCGTCGAGGCGCGCGGCGAGATCCTGCAGGGCTTCGACGCCACCGCCAAGGATGCGGCGACGACGTTTCAGGAGGCTTCCCTCGACGGCTTCCTCGTGACCGTCGGGCCGAAGGTCTACGCGTTGACCGGTGCGTTTCAGCCCTACGCGGGCCTGGGGCTCGGCGCGATCCGCGCGGAGGTCGAGGGAACCCTCGCCGACGGCTCGGAGGTCTCCGACCGCACGACCGAGGCCGTCGTCCGGCCGTCGATCGGTCTCGACTTCTACCTGTCGGAGAACTTCGTGGTGAACCTCGACGCCGCCTACGTGGCCCCCGGCGGCGACCTCGACGGCCTAGACTTCGGCCTCTTCAGCGCCGGCTTCGCGATTCGCTTCTGA
- a CDS encoding SIR2 family protein, whose protein sequence is MANDVVFQKGGSNLFDQIPSGSEGDEHWLHQAETVRKHMNDVMSARNVAFLLGSGCSSRLVDGHELGIPTMAPMARQVLAEADGPSLEPERSRLRESVGLDLTESDFTCNLERLLEVLYSYRFALNRSQQADLRAAACSAEGLIAKIVGQIVELCSTGAFAEDETVLSTYESFYRKLIYRDRALPRPWIFTTNYDLFNERAMDRQAIPYCNGFAGSIERRFNPALFRYSLAEQIDVSSRKWTAVDSFVYLCKLHGSINWVQEGEGLFPIRELQAPSTAEGAEVMIFPTPAKQNQSLGAPYSDLFREFHSRVVRDQSVLVTLGYGFGDEHVNNLIFQALTIPTFRLVSFVSPDSSGIVEKLRELDDPRIWLIGGRGPGGRCAHHFDVFVDDFMPEPPSDEIEHAVEAVVHELISPPFGAEVHEESDDRG, encoded by the coding sequence ATGGCGAACGATGTCGTCTTTCAAAAAGGCGGTTCGAATCTGTTCGATCAGATTCCATCTGGCTCCGAGGGCGACGAACATTGGCTTCACCAGGCGGAGACCGTTCGCAAGCACATGAACGACGTGATGAGCGCTCGGAACGTCGCATTCCTCCTCGGTTCCGGTTGCTCATCAAGGCTCGTGGACGGGCACGAGCTCGGCATACCAACAATGGCGCCGATGGCCCGCCAGGTGCTAGCGGAGGCCGATGGTCCATCGCTTGAGCCCGAGCGATCGCGCTTGCGGGAATCTGTGGGTCTCGATCTCACCGAAAGCGACTTCACTTGCAATCTCGAGCGCCTACTTGAGGTCCTGTACAGCTATCGATTCGCATTAAATCGAAGTCAACAGGCTGACCTCCGAGCGGCAGCTTGTTCTGCCGAAGGACTGATCGCAAAGATCGTCGGGCAGATAGTAGAACTCTGTTCGACAGGCGCGTTCGCTGAGGACGAAACTGTACTCAGCACGTACGAGTCGTTCTATAGGAAGCTTATCTACCGCGATCGTGCGCTCCCGCGTCCGTGGATCTTCACTACCAACTACGATCTATTCAACGAGCGCGCGATGGATCGTCAGGCGATTCCATACTGCAACGGATTCGCGGGAAGTATCGAGCGTCGATTCAATCCGGCGCTCTTCCGCTACTCGCTCGCCGAGCAGATTGACGTCTCCAGTCGCAAATGGACTGCAGTCGATAGCTTCGTCTACCTTTGCAAGCTCCATGGGTCCATCAACTGGGTGCAGGAAGGCGAAGGGCTCTTCCCAATCCGAGAACTACAGGCACCTTCGACCGCGGAGGGTGCTGAGGTGATGATTTTTCCGACGCCCGCAAAGCAGAATCAGAGCCTTGGCGCTCCCTACTCAGATCTCTTTAGAGAATTTCACTCTCGCGTCGTCCGTGATCAGAGCGTTCTCGTGACACTCGGATACGGGTTCGGCGATGAGCACGTGAACAACTTGATTTTTCAGGCGCTCACGATTCCTACGTTTAGATTGGTGTCATTCGTATCCCCTGACTCTTCTGGGATTGTCGAGAAGCTTCGTGAACTGGACGACCCGCGGATCTGGCTAATCGGAGGACGAGGTCCAGGCGGACGGTGCGCGCATCACTTCGACGTTTTCGTTGACGACTTCATGCCGGAGCCACCCAGCGACGAAATTGAGCATGCTGTCGAGGCCGTCGTGCATGAGCTGATTTCTCCGCCCTTCGGAGCCGAAGTCCACGAGGAGTCCGATGATCGCGGATGA
- a CDS encoding SGNH/GDSL hydrolase family protein codes for MPRVDRFVALGDSQTEGLHDYHPDGGPRGWADRFAETVAKHHPDVHYANLAVRGKRTAEIRRTQLEPALALEPDLASVMSGVNDVIRPGADVDAVAADLEAMYAALVGIGCRVIVCTFPLPSTGLTARVAPRLQALNARIREAASRHGVLVAELEPFPMAADLRLWAGDRIHLNPDGHARLAAAMFSAFAQDGDTSWQKELPDAPARGRLGAAASEAAWIASYVVPKIGRMIRGVSSGDGREAKRPGLERVRRDGGA; via the coding sequence ATCCCCCGCGTCGATCGTTTCGTTGCGCTCGGAGACAGTCAGACGGAAGGTCTGCACGACTACCATCCGGACGGGGGCCCGCGCGGATGGGCGGATCGCTTCGCGGAAACGGTCGCCAAGCACCATCCGGACGTGCACTACGCGAACCTCGCCGTGCGGGGAAAGCGGACCGCGGAGATCCGGCGGACGCAGCTCGAACCCGCGCTCGCGCTCGAGCCGGACCTCGCGTCCGTCATGTCGGGGGTCAACGATGTGATCCGCCCCGGCGCGGACGTCGATGCGGTCGCAGCGGATCTCGAGGCGATGTACGCGGCGCTGGTGGGAATCGGCTGTCGGGTGATCGTGTGCACGTTCCCCTTGCCGTCGACCGGGCTGACCGCGCGGGTCGCCCCGCGGTTGCAGGCGTTGAACGCGCGGATCCGCGAGGCCGCGTCGCGGCACGGGGTCCTCGTCGCGGAGCTCGAGCCGTTTCCGATGGCGGCGGATCTGCGGTTGTGGGCCGGCGACCGGATCCACCTGAATCCGGACGGGCATGCGCGGCTGGCGGCGGCGATGTTCTCGGCGTTCGCGCAGGACGGGGACACGTCCTGGCAGAAGGAGCTGCCGGATGCTCCGGCGCGCGGTCGGCTCGGGGCGGCGGCGAGCGAGGCGGCGTGGATCGCGAGCTACGTCGTGCCGAAGATCGGCCGGATGATCCGGGGCGTGTCGTCGGGAGACGGACGCGAGGCGAAGCGGCCGGGGCTCGAGCGGGTTCGGAGAGACGGCGGCGCCTGA
- the terL gene encoding phage terminase large subunit — translation MSLNDRALLHALLRHDLVAFTQRVFQTVVPGQTFVPNWHIEAIAYELGRAMRGEIRRLIITLPPRNLKSICASVAFPAYALGHDPSKRIVCASYSQDLTAKHARDTRAVITSDWYRQLFPRTRIDPKKNAETEFETTAKGYRLGTSVGGTLTGRGGSLIIIDDPMKPAEALSETKRAAVSEWYDSTLTSRLDDKKKDVIILIMQRLHVDDLVGHVLEKDGQHWVHLNLPAIADRAMDVPLGDGRFYHRAEGEILHAEREPLSALEELRSAMGSQSFSAQYQQAPVPPGGALIQRDWLATYDRLPEPKRGDRIVQSWDTASKANASNDYSVCTTWLMSGKDYYLLHVDRRRLEFPDLKRRIVALAEAREAKTVLIEDAGSGISLIQELRDEGKVRPIAIKPDRDKISRLEGQSAVIEAGRVFLPAKAPWLDEFLSEVLAFPYGRYDDQVDSLSQFLTWAAKEQRRRKSIPVAPILFTIDRQLGGPDFGFS, via the coding sequence ATGAGTCTCAACGATCGCGCTCTACTCCACGCCCTCCTCCGCCACGACCTCGTCGCGTTCACGCAAAGGGTCTTTCAGACGGTCGTCCCGGGCCAGACCTTCGTGCCCAACTGGCACATCGAGGCGATCGCCTACGAGCTCGGCCGAGCCATGCGCGGCGAGATCCGGCGCCTGATCATCACCCTGCCCCCGCGGAACCTGAAGTCGATCTGCGCCTCGGTCGCCTTCCCGGCCTACGCCCTAGGACACGACCCCTCGAAGCGGATCGTCTGCGCGAGCTACTCGCAGGACCTGACGGCGAAGCACGCCCGCGACACACGGGCCGTGATCACCTCGGACTGGTATCGGCAGCTGTTTCCGCGGACCCGGATCGACCCCAAGAAAAACGCCGAGACCGAGTTCGAGACGACGGCCAAGGGTTACCGGCTCGGGACCTCGGTCGGGGGCACCCTCACGGGTCGCGGCGGCAGCCTGATCATCATCGACGACCCGATGAAGCCCGCCGAGGCGCTCTCCGAGACCAAGCGTGCGGCGGTCTCGGAGTGGTACGACTCGACGCTCACCTCACGGCTGGACGACAAGAAGAAGGACGTGATCATCCTGATCATGCAGCGGCTCCACGTCGACGACCTCGTGGGCCACGTCCTCGAGAAGGATGGGCAGCACTGGGTCCACCTGAACCTGCCGGCGATCGCCGACCGGGCAATGGACGTGCCCCTCGGCGACGGCCGCTTCTATCACCGAGCGGAGGGCGAGATCCTGCACGCCGAGCGCGAGCCCCTCTCGGCCCTCGAGGAGCTGCGGTCGGCGATGGGCAGCCAGTCCTTCTCGGCGCAGTACCAGCAGGCCCCGGTACCGCCGGGCGGCGCTCTAATCCAGCGTGATTGGCTCGCGACCTACGACCGCCTCCCGGAGCCGAAGCGAGGCGATCGGATCGTCCAGAGCTGGGACACGGCGTCCAAGGCCAACGCATCGAATGACTACTCGGTCTGCACGACCTGGCTGATGTCGGGCAAGGACTACTACCTGCTCCACGTCGATCGGCGGCGACTCGAGTTCCCCGACCTGAAACGGCGTATCGTTGCACTCGCCGAGGCGAGGGAGGCAAAGACCGTCCTCATCGAGGACGCCGGATCGGGCATCTCGCTGATCCAGGAGCTGCGCGACGAGGGCAAGGTGCGACCCATCGCGATCAAGCCCGACCGAGACAAGATCTCGCGACTCGAAGGCCAGAGTGCGGTGATCGAGGCGGGGCGCGTGTTCCTGCCGGCGAAGGCGCCCTGGCTCGACGAGTTTCTCTCGGAGGTCCTCGCCTTTCCCTACGGGCGCTACGACGATCAGGTCGACAGTCTGTCGCAATTCTTGACCTGGGCGGCCAAGGAGCAACGGCGGCGGAAATCGATCCCCGTCGCGCCGATTCTATTCACGATCGATCGGCAGCTCGGGGGGCCTGACTTCGGGTTCAGCTAG
- a CDS encoding DUF2924 domain-containing protein, translating to MGNPYPRNEALEAELEALPDLPRDELKQRWTEHYGTPAPHKMSRKLLCYAIAYKMQEKVYGGLDKKTRRKLEKAAADLKAGKPLGPTGPKIKPGTRLLREWQGTVHEVIVLEKGVQYRDKTWPSLSAVAREITGARWSGPRFFGLKDKS from the coding sequence ATGGGGAACCCCTACCCCCGAAACGAAGCCCTCGAAGCCGAGCTCGAGGCCCTCCCCGACCTCCCTCGTGACGAGCTGAAGCAGCGCTGGACTGAGCACTACGGGACGCCCGCCCCGCACAAGATGAGCCGCAAGCTCCTTTGCTACGCGATCGCCTACAAGATGCAGGAGAAGGTCTACGGCGGGCTCGACAAGAAGACGCGCCGAAAGCTCGAGAAGGCAGCCGCCGACCTAAAAGCGGGGAAACCGCTTGGACCGACGGGGCCGAAGATCAAGCCCGGCACCCGTCTCCTCCGCGAGTGGCAGGGCACCGTCCACGAGGTGATCGTCCTCGAGAAGGGGGTCCAGTACCGGGACAAGACCTGGCCCTCGCTCTCGGCCGTCGCCCGCGAGATCACGGGCGCCCGCTGGTCGGGGCCTCGGTTCTTCGGCCTGAAGGACAAGTCCTAG
- a CDS encoding recombinase family protein, with amino-acid sequence MGGEKTGRRRCATYTRKSSEEGLEQDFNSLDAQREACEAYIKSQAGEGWKPVKTRYDDGGFSGGNVDRPGLQQLLADIDNGKIDIVVVYKVDRLTRSLADFAKIVEVLDVHKVSFVSVTQQFNTTTSMGRLTLNMLLSFAQFEREVTGERIRDKIAASKRKGLWMGGLVPLGYEADGRTLKIVEAEAMIVRRLFQLYLELGTVKRVKEEADRLGFRSKVRELKDGSHRGGLPLGRGHIHRILNNPIYVGQIGHKGTVHEGQHQPIIDRKTWDGVQKQLANQTPNRPAQNIAESHSPLRGKLFDEDGGMLTPSHTVKSGRRYRYYVSRESTAIEKDGANRKAGARWRLPARDLERCVERGVIEFLSDPAELVDAARQVGVNRAEAASLVRQVPERPTHSLELVRCVVLGADGLILDIDLSSILSRDVDVIRRSIAARFRKRGVEQRLVLERPERRSVATDVDPALLRAIARAHRWFQELSDGRVRSLEEVGEKEGISARFVGALMPLAFLCPDAVSSVSAGEQPVDLTTESLIRRTEISLSWSEQRRSLALRHQDRDARG; translated from the coding sequence ATGGGCGGCGAGAAGACGGGACGACGACGCTGCGCGACCTACACCCGAAAGTCGTCCGAGGAGGGTCTGGAGCAGGACTTCAACTCGCTCGATGCCCAACGAGAGGCCTGCGAGGCGTACATCAAGAGCCAAGCGGGGGAGGGCTGGAAGCCGGTCAAGACCCGCTACGACGACGGAGGATTCTCGGGCGGAAACGTCGATCGGCCGGGGCTGCAACAGCTCCTCGCGGACATCGATAATGGGAAGATCGACATCGTGGTCGTCTACAAGGTGGATCGGCTCACTCGATCGCTCGCCGACTTCGCGAAGATCGTCGAGGTGCTCGACGTGCACAAAGTCTCGTTCGTCTCCGTCACGCAGCAGTTCAATACGACGACTTCGATGGGGCGGCTGACGCTCAACATGCTGCTCTCGTTCGCACAGTTCGAGCGCGAGGTCACGGGGGAGCGAATCCGAGACAAGATCGCGGCGTCGAAGCGGAAGGGGCTCTGGATGGGTGGTCTCGTGCCGCTTGGGTACGAGGCGGATGGGCGGACGCTCAAGATCGTCGAGGCCGAGGCGATGATCGTGCGGCGACTCTTTCAGCTCTACCTCGAACTTGGGACCGTGAAGCGAGTGAAGGAGGAGGCGGATCGACTGGGGTTCAGGAGCAAGGTCCGGGAGCTCAAGGATGGATCACACCGAGGAGGGCTTCCGCTCGGGCGTGGGCATATCCACCGCATCCTCAACAACCCGATCTATGTCGGCCAGATCGGCCACAAGGGGACCGTCCACGAGGGGCAGCATCAGCCGATCATCGACAGGAAGACGTGGGATGGCGTTCAGAAGCAGCTCGCGAACCAGACGCCCAATCGACCGGCGCAGAACATCGCGGAGAGCCACAGTCCGCTCCGAGGCAAGCTGTTCGACGAGGACGGCGGCATGCTCACGCCGAGTCACACCGTAAAATCTGGGCGGCGATATCGGTACTACGTGTCGCGGGAATCGACTGCGATCGAAAAGGACGGAGCGAATCGCAAGGCCGGAGCCCGATGGAGACTGCCTGCTCGGGATCTCGAGCGGTGCGTCGAGCGAGGTGTGATCGAGTTTCTCTCGGATCCGGCCGAGCTGGTCGATGCTGCTCGACAAGTCGGGGTCAACCGCGCGGAAGCAGCTAGCCTCGTAAGGCAAGTTCCGGAGCGACCGACACACTCTCTAGAGCTTGTCCGATGCGTCGTGCTTGGCGCGGACGGCTTGATACTGGACATCGATCTCTCGAGCATTCTCTCGAGGGATGTCGACGTGATTCGACGGTCGATCGCGGCGCGTTTCAGAAAGCGTGGCGTCGAGCAGCGGCTCGTGCTCGAAAGACCCGAACGACGCTCGGTTGCGACCGACGTTGATCCCGCGCTTCTCAGGGCGATTGCGCGAGCCCACAGGTGGTTCCAAGAATTGTCGGATGGCCGCGTCAGGTCGCTGGAAGAGGTCGGTGAGAAGGAGGGCATCTCCGCTCGGTTCGTCGGAGCACTCATGCCGCTGGCCTTCCTCTGCCCGGACGCGGTTTCGAGCGTTTCGGCAGGTGAACAGCCCGTCGATCTCACTACAGAGTCCCTTATACGACGCACAGAGATTTCTCTCAGCTGGAGCGAGCAGCGGCGAAGCCTCGCGCTCCGACACCAGGATCGCGACGCTAGAGGTTGA
- a CDS encoding DUF87 domain-containing protein has translation MIADDRRRAIGNVVQVAADRLVVELHGQSDTFTVVGFDDIHYVARIGAFVMIPTGPDYAVCEVVGLRERDASTNATRSAEEVLDKTSSVKFLDVVPVGTLPQQREGGFRFGVSTFPSLYSEVLYCRDHELDRIFDVALREEPAVGSSKSDHSAAIDHSIPTRLRTLTIGTSVVFEGFAVKAKIDELFGGHVAVLGNTGSGKSCTVATLVQSLFEKTTEHPARGATFLLVDVNGEYRQALSKLPSAIGIRSYVLGADGDSIGCSSEIRSFRIPHWFMSVEEWELLLRASERTQQPVLRAALGLTSLFGAGAEGDLLKIQNHVLALCFHGILTSEAGSPTKKDRITGILSAFNTPDLNLGTISPLIAISYGEMVGADALVDLLQAHIRDDIDLPGYRHIPFEFRRLEDALELALLYEEAHGNRQIRDYCAQLLTRFKWINERDEFRFLRSPLDDLRDYERDPGTFVEQLLGLERRDSDLCKVAQVSVIDLNEADDEVVEVAAAVVARLVFERLRRADPRNRLPVNFVLEEAHRYIAERPSRYAIDAGRTFERIAKEGRKYGLFLIVASQRPSELSKTVLSQCANFVVHRIQNPDDLAHIRQMTPFISENVLKRLPSLPKQHALVFGNSVNIPTTFRVRDVDPKPKSDDARISELWFRPEGEPSELK, from the coding sequence ATGATCGCGGATGATCGCCGTCGTGCGATCGGAAACGTTGTGCAGGTTGCTGCCGACCGGTTAGTCGTCGAACTCCACGGTCAGAGTGACACCTTTACGGTAGTGGGCTTCGACGACATCCACTACGTCGCCCGCATCGGTGCATTCGTGATGATTCCAACCGGCCCCGACTATGCTGTTTGCGAGGTAGTTGGCCTTCGCGAAAGAGATGCGTCAACAAACGCTACGCGCAGTGCCGAAGAGGTGCTGGATAAGACTTCTTCCGTCAAGTTTCTTGATGTTGTTCCAGTCGGCACGCTTCCCCAGCAACGAGAGGGCGGCTTTCGATTCGGCGTGTCCACGTTCCCGTCGCTCTACTCGGAGGTCTTGTACTGCAGAGACCACGAACTGGATCGAATCTTTGACGTTGCTCTTCGAGAGGAGCCAGCTGTTGGTAGTTCCAAGTCGGACCATTCAGCCGCTATCGACCACTCGATCCCAACCCGTCTACGCACGCTAACTATTGGTACCTCCGTCGTATTCGAGGGTTTCGCAGTGAAAGCGAAGATCGACGAGTTGTTTGGCGGTCACGTTGCCGTTCTCGGGAATACCGGGAGTGGAAAGTCGTGCACGGTTGCAACTCTCGTCCAGTCGTTATTCGAGAAGACGACTGAGCACCCGGCGCGTGGTGCCACCTTCCTTCTTGTTGATGTCAACGGAGAGTATCGGCAGGCCCTGTCGAAGCTGCCTTCGGCGATCGGGATTCGCTCGTATGTCCTCGGTGCAGACGGCGACTCGATCGGTTGCTCCTCCGAGATTCGATCCTTCCGTATTCCCCATTGGTTCATGTCGGTCGAGGAATGGGAGCTTCTACTTCGGGCGAGCGAGCGAACTCAACAACCTGTTCTCCGAGCAGCACTCGGGCTCACGAGTCTCTTCGGTGCTGGCGCAGAAGGGGATCTTCTAAAGATCCAGAATCATGTACTGGCGCTCTGCTTCCACGGGATCCTGACGAGCGAAGCAGGCAGTCCCACCAAGAAGGATCGAATCACGGGAATCCTGTCGGCTTTCAATACTCCTGATCTCAATCTGGGTACGATCAGCCCATTGATTGCAATCAGCTACGGTGAGATGGTCGGTGCCGACGCTCTCGTGGACCTGCTTCAAGCACATATTCGCGATGACATCGATTTGCCAGGCTATCGCCACATCCCCTTCGAGTTCCGGCGTTTGGAGGACGCACTGGAACTGGCTCTGCTCTACGAAGAGGCTCACGGGAACCGCCAGATCAGAGACTACTGCGCCCAGCTATTGACGCGATTCAAGTGGATCAACGAGAGGGATGAGTTCAGATTCCTGAGGAGTCCACTCGATGATCTACGTGACTACGAAAGGGACCCTGGAACCTTCGTGGAGCAGCTGCTAGGCCTCGAACGACGCGATTCTGACCTCTGCAAGGTGGCGCAAGTTTCCGTAATCGATCTCAACGAGGCAGACGACGAGGTCGTCGAGGTGGCTGCCGCAGTGGTCGCCCGGCTCGTCTTCGAGAGACTTCGGCGGGCCGATCCGCGAAATCGGTTGCCTGTGAACTTCGTGTTAGAGGAGGCGCACCGATACATTGCAGAGCGACCTTCGCGGTACGCGATCGACGCGGGAAGAACGTTCGAGCGCATAGCGAAGGAGGGTAGAAAGTATGGTCTGTTTCTGATCGTCGCTTCGCAGCGGCCAAGTGAGCTATCAAAAACAGTTCTGTCGCAGTGCGCCAACTTTGTTGTGCACAGGATTCAGAATCCCGACGATCTCGCGCACATTCGTCAGATGACACCATTCATCTCCGAGAACGTGCTGAAACGCCTTCCATCTCTTCCGAAGCAGCATGCGCTGGTGTTCGGAAACTCTGTCAACATTCCCACAACCTTTCGCGTGCGCGATGTTGATCCGAAGCCAAAGTCCGATGACGCACGCATTAGTGAGTTGTGGTTTCGGCCCGAAGGCGAGCCCTCGGAGCTGAAATAG